One genomic window of Micromonospora sp. WMMD1128 includes the following:
- a CDS encoding PfkB family carbohydrate kinase, producing MGYAVVLGEALVDLLDAEHDGEPVYRQAIGGGPLNVSVAIARLGGDVQFVGSLGDDALAARIRAFLTAAGVGVAGAVTVPAPTALAVATFAGPEPEFRFYGEPRSYALLGPDDLDVALVEGADVLYCGSIVLLDPPVLATARRAWSIAGGLRVFDPNVRPSLLTAPGALDGLRAVVAEFAAAAHLVKLSAADAKVLYPDEPVAGVAAYLRELGAATVVVTLGADGALVAAGDDVVRVPAPTVDAVDATGAGDSVMGALVAELLAAGEPADAAGWRDRVAFALRVAALVCESPGGATAMPTRPAVTTRFA from the coding sequence ATGGGGTACGCGGTAGTGCTCGGCGAGGCGTTGGTCGACCTACTCGACGCCGAGCACGACGGGGAACCCGTCTACCGGCAGGCGATCGGCGGCGGGCCACTCAACGTGTCGGTGGCGATCGCCCGCCTCGGCGGTGACGTGCAGTTCGTCGGATCGCTCGGCGACGACGCGCTCGCCGCCCGGATCCGCGCCTTCCTCACCGCCGCCGGCGTGGGCGTGGCCGGGGCGGTGACCGTGCCCGCCCCGACCGCGCTGGCCGTGGCCACCTTCGCCGGCCCGGAGCCGGAGTTCCGCTTCTACGGCGAGCCGCGCTCGTACGCCCTGCTCGGCCCGGACGACCTCGACGTGGCGTTGGTCGAGGGCGCGGACGTGCTCTACTGCGGCTCGATCGTGCTGCTCGACCCGCCGGTGCTGGCCACCGCCCGCCGGGCCTGGTCGATCGCCGGCGGACTGCGGGTGTTCGACCCGAACGTGCGCCCGAGCCTGCTCACCGCGCCGGGCGCGCTGGACGGGCTGCGGGCCGTGGTCGCCGAGTTCGCCGCCGCCGCCCACCTGGTCAAACTGAGCGCCGCGGACGCCAAGGTGCTCTACCCGGACGAGCCGGTCGCGGGCGTCGCCGCGTACCTGCGGGAGCTGGGCGCGGCCACCGTGGTGGTCACGCTCGGCGCGGACGGCGCCCTGGTCGCGGCCGGCGACGACGTGGTACGCGTGCCCGCGCCGACTGTCGACGCGGTGGACGCCACCGGCGCCGGCGACTCGGTGATGGGCGCGCTCGTGGCCGAGCTGCTTGCCGCCGGCGAGCCGGCCGACGCCGCCGGCTGGCGGGACCGGGTCGCGTTCGCACTGCGGGTCGCCGCCCTCGTGTGCGAGTCACCCGGCGGCGCCACCGCCATGCCCACCCGCCCCGCCGTAACCACCCGCTTCGCGTGA